In Dermochelys coriacea isolate rDerCor1 chromosome 16, rDerCor1.pri.v4, whole genome shotgun sequence, one genomic interval encodes:
- the CRAT gene encoding carnitine O-acetyltransferase isoform X1, with protein sequence MERKQQQSEKAKPSVLLKPLALRKLTGRYLAHQEGLPCLPVPPLQQTLDRYLLALQPIISEEEWTHTKGLVDEFRKPGGVGERLQKGLERRARKTENWLSDWWLKTAYLEYRLPVVVHSSPGVVLPKQDFLDQQGQLRFAAKLIEGILDFKTMIDNENLPVEYLGGKPLCMNQYYQILSSCRIPGPKHDSVVNYTKGKKPPSHITVVHNFQFFELDVYSSDGSPLTTDQIFIQLEKIWNTSLQTNKEPIGILTTNHRNSWAKAYNNLIKDKTNKESVRSIEKSIFTVCLDSPIPRVSDDIYKSRVAAQMLHGGGSRWNSGNRWFDKTLQFIVAEDGSCGLVYEHAPSEGPPIVALLDHIVEYTRKPELVRSPMIPLPMPKKLRFNITPEIKHDIEKAKQNLNIMVQDLDIKVMVFHHFGKNFPKLERISPDAFIQMALQLAYYRMYGQICATYESASLRMFRLGRTDTIRSASVDSLKFVEAMDNPSKQNQEKVELLRRATQAHRAYTDMAIKGNAIDRHLLGLKIQAIEDLVSMPELFMDTAYAVAMHFNLSTSQVPAKTDCVMCFGPVVPDGYGVCYNPMDDHINFAMSAYNSCAETNAARLAHYLEKALLDMRLLLQSTPKSKL encoded by the exons AtggagaggaagcagcagcagtcagaGAAG GCAAAGCCATCTGTCTTGCTGAAGCCTTTGGCCTTGAGGAAGCTCACAGGCAGATATTTAGCCCACCAGGAGGGACTGCCATGTCTGCCGGTGCCGCCCCTTCAGCAGACCCTGGATCGCTACCTGCTAGCTCTGCAGCCCATCATCAGCGAGGAGGAATGGACCCACACCAAGGGGCTGGTGGATGAGTTCCGGAAACCAGGTGGCGTTGGGGAAAGGCTGCAGAAGGGCCTGGAGAGGAGAGCTAGGAAAACTGAGAACTGG CTCTCTGACTGGTGGCTGAAGACGGCTTACCTTGAATATCGCCTGCCGGTTGTGGTTCACTCCAGCCCTGGCGTGGTTTTACCAAAACAGGATTTTCTGGATCAGCAAGGCCAGCTCAG GTTTGCTGCCAAGCTGATTGAGGGCATCCTGGATTTCAAGACCATGATTGACAA TGAGAACCTGCCAGTAGAATACCTGGGTGGGAAACCTCTTTGCATGAACCAGTACTACCAGATCCTCTCATCCTGTCGCATCCCGGGCCCGAAGCACGACTCCGTTGTGAACTACACCAAAGGAAAAAAGCCGCCCTCGCACATCACTGTGGTTCACAACTTCCAG TTCTTTGAGCTGGATGTTTACAGCAGCGATGGGAGCCCCCTCACCACCGATCAGATCTTCATCCAGCTGGAGAAGATCTGGAACACGTCCCTCCAAACAAACAAGGAGCCAATTGGGATCCTCACCACCAACCACCGAAACAGCTGGGCCAAAGCCTACAACAACCTTATCAAAG ACAAGACCAACAAGGAGTCCGTGCGTTCGATCGAGAAGAGCATTTTCACCGTCTGCCTGGATTCACCCATTCCTCGGGTGTCTGACGACATCTACAAGAGCCGGGTGGCAGCTCAGATGCTGCATGGTGGAGGCAGTCGCTGGAACAGTGGGAACCGATGGTTTGACAAAACCCTTCAG TTTATCGTTGCTGAGGACGGCTCCTGTGGCCTGGTGTATGAGCACGCTCCCTCGGAGGGCCCGCCCATCGTTGCCCTTCTGGATCACATCGTGGAGTACAC GAGGAAACCAGAGCTGGTGAGATCACCGATGATTCCTCTGCCAATGCCTAAGAAGCTGCGGTTTAACATCACCCCAGAAATCAAACATGACATAGAGAAGGCAAAGCAGAACCTCAACAT aatgGTGCAAGATCTGGATATCAAGGTGATGGTCTTTCACCACTTTgggaaaaacttccccaagttggAGAGGATAAGTCCAGATGCCTTTATTCAGATGGCCCTGCAGCTGGCTTATTATAG GATGTATGGCCAGATCTGTGCTACATATGAGAGTGCCTCACTGAGGATGTTCCGCCTGGGTCGGACAGACACCATCCGCTCTGCCTCTGTGGACTCGCTGAAGTTTGTAGAGGCAATGGACAACCCTAGCAAGCAG AACCAAGAGAAGGTGGAACTACTGAGGAGAGCTACGCAGGCACACAGAGCTTACACAGATATG GCAATAAAGGGGAATGCAATAGACCGTCATCTGCTAGGCCTGAAGATTCAAGCCATTGAGGATCTAGTGAGCATGCCAGAACTGTTCATGGATACAGCCTACGCCGTTGCCATGCACTTCAACCTCTCAACCAGCCAG GTCCCAGCAAAGACAGATTGTGTGATGTGCTTTGGTCCAGTGGTTCCAGATGGCTATGGAGTCTGCTACAACCCCATGGATGACCACATCAACTTTGCAATGTCGGCGTACAACAGCTGTGCCGAAACCAATGCTGCCCGCCTGGCACATTACCTGGAGAAGGCGCTACTGGACATGCGGCTCCTGCTCCAATCCACACCCAAATCAAAATTGTAA
- the CRAT gene encoding carnitine O-acetyltransferase isoform X2, with translation MLAFIARNMAKPSVLLKPLALRKLTGRYLAHQEGLPCLPVPPLQQTLDRYLLALQPIISEEEWTHTKGLVDEFRKPGGVGERLQKGLERRARKTENWLSDWWLKTAYLEYRLPVVVHSSPGVVLPKQDFLDQQGQLRFAAKLIEGILDFKTMIDNENLPVEYLGGKPLCMNQYYQILSSCRIPGPKHDSVVNYTKGKKPPSHITVVHNFQFFELDVYSSDGSPLTTDQIFIQLEKIWNTSLQTNKEPIGILTTNHRNSWAKAYNNLIKDKTNKESVRSIEKSIFTVCLDSPIPRVSDDIYKSRVAAQMLHGGGSRWNSGNRWFDKTLQFIVAEDGSCGLVYEHAPSEGPPIVALLDHIVEYTRKPELVRSPMIPLPMPKKLRFNITPEIKHDIEKAKQNLNIMVQDLDIKVMVFHHFGKNFPKLERISPDAFIQMALQLAYYRMYGQICATYESASLRMFRLGRTDTIRSASVDSLKFVEAMDNPSKQNQEKVELLRRATQAHRAYTDMAIKGNAIDRHLLGLKIQAIEDLVSMPELFMDTAYAVAMHFNLSTSQVPAKTDCVMCFGPVVPDGYGVCYNPMDDHINFAMSAYNSCAETNAARLAHYLEKALLDMRLLLQSTPKSKL, from the exons ATGCTGGCCTTCATAGCAAGGAACATG GCAAAGCCATCTGTCTTGCTGAAGCCTTTGGCCTTGAGGAAGCTCACAGGCAGATATTTAGCCCACCAGGAGGGACTGCCATGTCTGCCGGTGCCGCCCCTTCAGCAGACCCTGGATCGCTACCTGCTAGCTCTGCAGCCCATCATCAGCGAGGAGGAATGGACCCACACCAAGGGGCTGGTGGATGAGTTCCGGAAACCAGGTGGCGTTGGGGAAAGGCTGCAGAAGGGCCTGGAGAGGAGAGCTAGGAAAACTGAGAACTGG CTCTCTGACTGGTGGCTGAAGACGGCTTACCTTGAATATCGCCTGCCGGTTGTGGTTCACTCCAGCCCTGGCGTGGTTTTACCAAAACAGGATTTTCTGGATCAGCAAGGCCAGCTCAG GTTTGCTGCCAAGCTGATTGAGGGCATCCTGGATTTCAAGACCATGATTGACAA TGAGAACCTGCCAGTAGAATACCTGGGTGGGAAACCTCTTTGCATGAACCAGTACTACCAGATCCTCTCATCCTGTCGCATCCCGGGCCCGAAGCACGACTCCGTTGTGAACTACACCAAAGGAAAAAAGCCGCCCTCGCACATCACTGTGGTTCACAACTTCCAG TTCTTTGAGCTGGATGTTTACAGCAGCGATGGGAGCCCCCTCACCACCGATCAGATCTTCATCCAGCTGGAGAAGATCTGGAACACGTCCCTCCAAACAAACAAGGAGCCAATTGGGATCCTCACCACCAACCACCGAAACAGCTGGGCCAAAGCCTACAACAACCTTATCAAAG ACAAGACCAACAAGGAGTCCGTGCGTTCGATCGAGAAGAGCATTTTCACCGTCTGCCTGGATTCACCCATTCCTCGGGTGTCTGACGACATCTACAAGAGCCGGGTGGCAGCTCAGATGCTGCATGGTGGAGGCAGTCGCTGGAACAGTGGGAACCGATGGTTTGACAAAACCCTTCAG TTTATCGTTGCTGAGGACGGCTCCTGTGGCCTGGTGTATGAGCACGCTCCCTCGGAGGGCCCGCCCATCGTTGCCCTTCTGGATCACATCGTGGAGTACAC GAGGAAACCAGAGCTGGTGAGATCACCGATGATTCCTCTGCCAATGCCTAAGAAGCTGCGGTTTAACATCACCCCAGAAATCAAACATGACATAGAGAAGGCAAAGCAGAACCTCAACAT aatgGTGCAAGATCTGGATATCAAGGTGATGGTCTTTCACCACTTTgggaaaaacttccccaagttggAGAGGATAAGTCCAGATGCCTTTATTCAGATGGCCCTGCAGCTGGCTTATTATAG GATGTATGGCCAGATCTGTGCTACATATGAGAGTGCCTCACTGAGGATGTTCCGCCTGGGTCGGACAGACACCATCCGCTCTGCCTCTGTGGACTCGCTGAAGTTTGTAGAGGCAATGGACAACCCTAGCAAGCAG AACCAAGAGAAGGTGGAACTACTGAGGAGAGCTACGCAGGCACACAGAGCTTACACAGATATG GCAATAAAGGGGAATGCAATAGACCGTCATCTGCTAGGCCTGAAGATTCAAGCCATTGAGGATCTAGTGAGCATGCCAGAACTGTTCATGGATACAGCCTACGCCGTTGCCATGCACTTCAACCTCTCAACCAGCCAG GTCCCAGCAAAGACAGATTGTGTGATGTGCTTTGGTCCAGTGGTTCCAGATGGCTATGGAGTCTGCTACAACCCCATGGATGACCACATCAACTTTGCAATGTCGGCGTACAACAGCTGTGCCGAAACCAATGCTGCCCGCCTGGCACATTACCTGGAGAAGGCGCTACTGGACATGCGGCTCCTGCTCCAATCCACACCCAAATCAAAATTGTAA